One region of Danio rerio strain Tuebingen ecotype United States chromosome 5, GRCz12tu, whole genome shotgun sequence genomic DNA includes:
- the pigw gene encoding phosphatidylinositol-glycan biosynthesis class W protein — MASSEGKIAFVSNLNGTTLTEVSLGSFLAPVCFLSRGLFLIVFHLGKGVLPFSWGAHLMLDFTTIIMPMVLSCTALSDILHFVIMGIAVVDFAVLYLVYKRKKNPSSLKSTIDKFIQSRAESKMVPFVTIFRVLVNVKTAISILAVDFSVFPRRYAKTETYGTGVMDFGVGAYVMANALVCPEARGKNIQGSKISHVLKQAVSVWPLILLGFVRLASVKSSGYHEHVTEYGVHWNFFFTLAIVRVVASALLALFPVNCSGFLALIICGTYQVILETTDLKSFLIHNTERSGFLLANREGVFSVVGYIAIYMAGVHVGCYLMQSRNLVKDWIRVIRNLLLTSFGLFLVLYVCQRNIEPVSRRMANLPFCIWTVAQALFFLSCISIADVVLLFAKVVSNFSLVPTSWCPNQNKKADEKTRRDMDGLCLIQAVNRNQLLYFLLANVLTGLTNVFVDTMNSRDVLAVSVLLWYMFMNSLVIFILHVNKITVKFW; from the coding sequence ATGGCATCGTCAGAAGGAAAGATTGCATTTGTCAGCAATCTCAATGGAACGACTCTGACGGAGGTCTCTCTGGGATCCTTCCTAGCTCCGGTGTGTTTTCTCAGCCGTGGACTCTTCCTCATAGTCTTTCACCTGGGAAAAGGAGTCCTGCCATTCTCCTGGGGAGCCCATCTGATGCTGGACTTCACCACAATAATAATGCCTATGGTCCTGTCATGCACCGCACTGAGCGACATCCTTCACTTTGTCATCATGGGTATAGCCGTAGTTGATTTCGCCGTCTTATATCTTGTATACAAGCGCAAAAAAAATCCAAGTTCCCTCAAAAGCACGATTGATAAGTTCATCCAAAGCAGAGCAGAATCCAAAATGGTCCCGTTTGTGACCATATTTCGAGTTCTGGTCAACGTGAAAACCGCAATAAGCATCTTAGCTGTTGATTTCAGCGTCTTTCCGAGACGTTATGCGAAAACGGAGACGTACGGAACCGGCGTGATGGATTTCGGTGTGGGAGCGTATGTAATGGCCAATGCATTGGTGTGTCCTGAAGCACGAGGAAAGAACATTCAAGGATCGAAGATCAGCCATGTGTTAAAACAAGCCGTTTCTGTGTGGCCTTTGATTTTGTTAGGGTTTGTAAGACTAGCGAGCGTCAAATCATCTGGATATCATGAACATGTTACAGAATATGGGGTCCACTGGAACTTCTTTTTCACTTTAGCCATCGTCAGAGTCGTAGCGTCTGCGCTTCTGGCTCTATTTCCAGTGAACTGCTCAGGATTTCTTGCTCTTATCATCTGTGGAACGTATCAAGTTATTTTGGAGACGACAGATCTGAAGTCATTTCTCATTCATAACACTGAACGCTCAGGATTTCTCCTGGCAAACAGAGAAGGGGTATTTTCAGTTGTAGGTTATATAGCCATCTACATGGCTGGTGTTCATGTTGGATGTTACCTCATGCAGAGCAGAAATCTGGTTAAAGATTGGATCAGAGTGATCCGTAACCTTTTGTTAACCAGCTTTGGGTTGTTTTTGGTTTTATATGTGTGTCAGAGAAACATCGAGCCAGTGTCTCGCAGAATGGCCAACCTTCCTTTCTGTATCTGGACTGTCGCGCAGGCTCTGTTCTTCCTCTCCTGCATTAGCATTGCTGATGTAGTGCTGCTGTTTGCTAAAGTGGTGTCTAATTTTTCACTTGTGCCTACATCTTGGTGTCCGAATCAAAATAAAAAGGCGGATGAGAAAACGCGACGAGATATGGATGGGTTATGCCTCATTCAGGCTGTTAATAGGAATCAGTTGTTGTACTTTCTACTCGCTAATGTCTTGACTGGTTTGACCAATGTGTTTGTGGACACTATGAACAGCAGGGATGTTTTAGCCGTGAGCGTTTTGCTCTGGTATATGTTCATGAACAGCTTGGTCATATTCATTTTGCATGTCAATAAAATAACCGTCAAGTTCTGGTGA